One Methanoculleus sp. 7T genomic window carries:
- a CDS encoding UDP-glucose dehydrogenase family protein: MRITVVGGGYVGLVTGTCFAELGHTVDIVEIDAKKAAAINAGRAPIFEQGLDELLEKHAGERLGAGTDYGPVAEADLSFICVGTPPAADGSADLSMVAAASRSIGEALRDGESSHTVVVKSTVPPGTTAGIVVPAVLERSGRDDIGFAMNPEFLREGRAVEDFLHPDRIVIGSRDSRSGDAVAAAYRGLAAPVVRCGLTAAEMIKYASNALLATKISFSNEVGNVCKRLGIDVYEVMEGVGMDHRVSPHFLAAGAGFGGSCFPKDVAALVRLAEGLGEEPALLRSVLDVNDRQPLRMVGLLEERTGDLAGKRIAVLGLAFKDNTDDIRESRAIPVIAELLRRGAAVAAYDPLAASPMQRVFPGIDYAASAADALRGADACLVMTEWPEFSGLNGEFDLMKSRVIIEGRRILSCDGKEGICW, translated from the coding sequence ATGCGGATAACTGTCGTCGGCGGAGGCTACGTCGGCTTGGTCACGGGGACCTGCTTTGCCGAACTCGGGCATACCGTCGATATCGTCGAGATCGACGCGAAGAAAGCGGCGGCGATCAACGCCGGACGCGCCCCGATCTTCGAGCAGGGCCTCGACGAACTCTTGGAGAAGCACGCCGGCGAGCGGCTCGGCGCCGGGACGGATTATGGCCCGGTTGCCGAAGCAGACCTCTCGTTCATCTGCGTGGGCACCCCTCCGGCGGCCGACGGGAGCGCCGACCTCTCGATGGTCGCCGCCGCAAGCCGGTCGATCGGAGAGGCGCTCCGGGACGGGGAGAGTTCGCATACTGTCGTGGTGAAGAGCACCGTGCCGCCGGGGACGACTGCAGGCATCGTCGTGCCCGCGGTCCTCGAACGCTCCGGCCGGGACGACATCGGGTTTGCGATGAACCCCGAGTTCCTCAGGGAGGGGCGTGCGGTGGAAGACTTCCTGCACCCCGACCGGATCGTGATCGGGAGCCGCGACAGCCGCTCCGGGGATGCGGTCGCCGCTGCCTACCGGGGGCTTGCGGCCCCGGTGGTCCGGTGCGGGCTCACCGCCGCGGAGATGATCAAGTACGCCTCGAACGCCCTCCTCGCGACCAAGATCTCGTTCTCGAACGAGGTCGGGAACGTCTGCAAGCGCCTCGGGATCGACGTCTACGAGGTCATGGAGGGCGTCGGGATGGACCACCGGGTCTCCCCGCACTTTCTCGCCGCCGGCGCCGGGTTCGGGGGGAGCTGCTTCCCAAAGGACGTCGCGGCCCTCGTCCGCCTCGCGGAGGGGCTCGGCGAAGAGCCGGCGCTCCTCCGGTCAGTGCTCGACGTCAACGACCGCCAGCCCCTCCGGATGGTCGGGCTCCTCGAAGAGAGGACCGGCGACCTTGCCGGGAAGCGGATCGCCGTCCTCGGCCTTGCCTTCAAGGACAACACCGACGACATCCGGGAGTCCCGGGCAATCCCGGTGATCGCCGAACTCCTCCGACGGGGAGCGGCGGTCGCGGCGTACGACCCTCTCGCGGCGTCCCCAATGCAACGGGTATTTCCCGGCATCGACTACGCCGCCTCGGCGGCCGATGCCCTCCGGGGTGCCGACGCCTGCCTGGTGATGACGGAGTGGCCGGAGTTTTCCGGGCTCAACGGGGAGTTCGACCTGATGAAGTCCCGGGTCATCATCGAGGGGCGACGGATCCTTTCCTGCGACGGGAAGGAGGGGATCTGCTGGTGA